In Candidatus Wallbacteria bacterium, a single genomic region encodes these proteins:
- a CDS encoding ABC transporter substrate-binding protein has protein sequence MRLLILIICFIMFLTGCGEAPPLSKSTATSEVAENTPDMSPAYGDCIIDTISSNPATLNPLTATESDAQWVIGLIYNCLVKKDGNDEWAGDLAERWEQTGEGKILTFHLKPGVKWHDGVGFNAEDVLFTYQKILDKSSECYFSDIFTHIDTVEVLDPLTIRITYDTPYAPALSQWWFTIIPKHILEKEDLTTEHWNRSPIGTGPFRFSEWIPDERIILNANDDYFDGKPFLRQYIIRITPDESMKFLSLQRGEIDASSLNCDQYTKHSDTEDFKKHFNIFHFPDNAFSSIAYNLALPKFQDRRIRQALTMAIDREQIIREINHGFGSVHAGPFSRTCWAYDETVKPLPYDPAGAKALLREAGWKETGEIVFFYPYFATTKLIAALIAKCWEEIGLNVKVESFEWTVFWDKMQKLEFEAGYFSWVGFEDPDDYSLIWETKNIPESGGNGYNFSSYKNSEVDRLFEEGRITIDPARRKEIYHKIHKIIEDEQPYTFVESLDSIWAVDKRFHGIVPTKTGIFYNIEKWYVPAELQRYFPKQPE, from the coding sequence ATGAGATTACTGATCCTGATAATCTGCTTCATAATGTTTCTGACAGGATGCGGAGAAGCTCCTCCCTTGTCTAAATCCACCGCTACATCCGAAGTTGCGGAAAATACTCCTGATATGTCTCCAGCCTATGGCGACTGTATAATCGATACAATTTCCTCGAATCCTGCCACTCTCAACCCGTTGACAGCGACTGAGTCAGATGCTCAGTGGGTGATAGGATTGATCTACAACTGCCTGGTGAAAAAAGACGGAAACGACGAATGGGCAGGAGATCTTGCTGAGCGCTGGGAACAGACAGGCGAAGGAAAAATTCTGACATTCCATCTGAAACCTGGGGTAAAATGGCATGACGGAGTCGGATTCAATGCTGAGGATGTGCTGTTCACCTATCAGAAAATCCTGGATAAAAGTTCGGAATGCTATTTCAGCGATATATTCACGCACATAGACACAGTGGAAGTGCTCGATCCGCTGACCATCAGAATCACATATGACACTCCTTATGCACCTGCTTTGTCCCAGTGGTGGTTCACGATCATTCCCAAGCATATTCTGGAGAAAGAAGATCTGACAACCGAGCACTGGAACCGGTCTCCGATCGGCACAGGTCCCTTCCGCTTTTCAGAGTGGATCCCTGATGAGCGGATCATTTTGAATGCCAATGATGACTATTTCGACGGTAAACCGTTTCTCAGGCAGTACATCATCCGCATCACACCAGACGAATCCATGAAATTCCTGTCTCTGCAGAGAGGCGAGATCGACGCATCAAGCCTGAACTGCGATCAATACACTAAACACAGCGATACTGAGGATTTTAAAAAACACTTTAATATCTTTCATTTCCCGGACAACGCCTTTTCCTCCATCGCCTATAATCTGGCTTTGCCGAAATTCCAGGACAGGCGTATCAGACAGGCTTTAACCATGGCAATCGACAGGGAACAGATCATCCGGGAGATAAATCACGGGTTCGGTTCAGTGCATGCAGGACCGTTTTCCAGGACCTGCTGGGCTTATGACGAAACCGTAAAGCCGTTGCCTTACGATCCAGCCGGTGCCAAAGCGCTGCTTCGAGAAGCAGGCTGGAAGGAAACCGGGGAAATAGTCTTTTTTTATCCGTATTTTGCAACAACCAAGCTGATCGCAGCGTTGATAGCGAAATGCTGGGAAGAGATTGGATTGAATGTCAAAGTCGAATCTTTTGAATGGACTGTATTCTGGGACAAAATGCAGAAACTGGAGTTTGAAGCCGGATATTTTTCCTGGGTTGGTTTTGAAGATCCGGACGATTACTCGCTGATCTGGGAGACGAAAAATATCCCTGAATCCGGTGGGAATGGTTACAATTTTTCCTCATATAAAAATTCTGAAGTGGACCGGCTTTTCGAAGAAGGCAGAATTACCATAGACCCGGCCAGACGGAAAGAAATCTATCACAAAATCCACAAAATAATCGAGGACGAACAGCCATACACTTTTGTGGAAAGCCTCGATTCCATCTGGGCGGTAGACAAGCGGTTCCATGGTATTGTTCCGACTAAGACAGGCATTTTCTATAACATCGAAAAATGGTATGTGCCTGCAGAGCTGCAGCGTTACTTCCCCAAGCAGCCCGAATGA
- a CDS encoding ABC transporter substrate-binding protein, with protein MKLMCLIIISMLFLTGCGESPQVSAVKDPPKIVEKLADQSPAYGDCIIDTLSLNPTTLNPLTAPEADATWVIGLIFNSLLKRNCNNEWTGDLAESWEFKDAGKTLVFHLKQGVKWHDGVKFEASDVMSTYQKIMDKSTECYLRDTFMHIQTVEALDNMTVRIRYDTPYAPALSQWLFYILPKHVLERENLKTASPGSYLIGTGPFRFSEWIPDEQIRLTANEGYFDGRPFLKQYILRIIPDSSMKFLALRRGEIDVSSLNCDQYTKQVDAEFRNRFNIYHYPSSSFSYIAYNLALPKFQDLRVRQALTMAIDREQIIREIDHGYGSVHAGPFSRACWGYDETVKPLPFDPAGARALLSEAGWRESQEIVLSYAYLATEKLIAALVKKCWEDIGLKIRVEYFEPTVSWEKMKKCDFEAGLSFWMGLDDPDDYSMIWESKNIPEPGRRGNNFSSYKNPEVDRLFEEGRTTVDMTKRKEIYHRIHRIIHADQPYTFLESMEEFWAVDKRFHGIEPTKIGIFYNIEKWYVPAELQRYFPKQPE; from the coding sequence ATGAAACTGATGTGCTTGATAATCATATCAATGCTGTTTCTGACAGGTTGTGGAGAATCACCTCAAGTATCTGCAGTAAAAGACCCGCCCAAGATTGTGGAAAAACTTGCAGACCAGTCGCCTGCCTATGGCGATTGCATCATTGATACGCTTTCACTGAACCCGACTACGCTCAACCCTCTGACTGCACCTGAAGCCGACGCGACATGGGTGATCGGCCTGATCTTCAACAGCCTGCTCAAGAGGAACTGCAACAACGAGTGGACCGGTGATCTTGCCGAGAGCTGGGAGTTTAAGGATGCCGGAAAAACACTGGTTTTTCACCTGAAACAAGGCGTGAAATGGCATGATGGAGTAAAATTCGAGGCTTCAGATGTGATGTCCACATATCAGAAAATCATGGATAAGAGCACAGAGTGTTATCTCAGAGACACTTTCATGCATATTCAAACAGTTGAAGCCCTGGATAACATGACTGTGAGGATCAGATACGATACTCCTTACGCACCTGCACTTTCGCAGTGGTTATTTTATATACTTCCCAAACATGTTCTGGAGCGGGAAAATTTGAAAACCGCATCGCCCGGCAGCTATCTCATCGGCACAGGTCCCTTCCGCTTTTCAGAATGGATTCCGGACGAACAGATCAGGCTGACAGCAAACGAAGGTTATTTTGACGGTCGACCTTTTTTAAAGCAGTATATTCTCAGAATCATACCAGACAGTTCAATGAAATTTCTTGCTCTGCGGAGAGGAGAGATAGACGTTTCCTCTCTGAACTGCGATCAGTATACCAAGCAGGTGGATGCTGAATTCAGAAATCGCTTCAACATCTATCATTACCCTTCCAGCAGCTTTTCCTATATTGCCTACAACCTGGCATTGCCTAAATTCCAGGACCTGCGTGTCAGACAAGCGCTGACCATGGCGATTGACAGGGAACAGATCATCCGCGAAATCGATCACGGTTACGGATCTGTCCATGCAGGCCCTTTTTCCAGAGCCTGCTGGGGCTATGATGAAACAGTGAAACCGCTGCCTTTTGATCCTGCAGGAGCCAGAGCTCTGCTTTCGGAAGCAGGCTGGAGGGAAAGCCAGGAAATAGTACTTTCTTATGCATATTTAGCAACTGAAAAGTTGATCGCTGCCCTGGTCAAGAAATGCTGGGAAGACATCGGCCTGAAAATCAGGGTTGAGTATTTTGAACCGACCGTCAGCTGGGAAAAAATGAAGAAGTGTGATTTTGAAGCAGGATTGTCTTTCTGGATGGGCTTGGATGATCCGGATGATTATTCCATGATCTGGGAGTCGAAAAATATCCCTGAGCCGGGCCGGAGAGGAAATAATTTTTCTTCATACAAAAATCCTGAAGTGGACAGGCTTTTTGAGGAAGGCAGGACTACAGTAGACATGACAAAGAGGAAGGAAATCTATCACAGGATACATCGGATAATCCATGCTGATCAGCCTTACACTTTTCTGGAAAGTATGGAAGAGTTCTGGGCAGTGGACAAGCGCTTTCACGGAATAGAACCGACCAAGATCGGCATTTTCTATAACATCGAAAAATGGTATGTGCCTGCAGAGCTGCAGCGTTACTTCCCCAAGCAGCCCGAATGA